The stretch of DNA CCGCGCCGTCGTCACGATGGCGATATCCATCCCGCGGATCTTCTCGACCTTGTCGTACTCGATCTCCGGGAAGATGAGCTGTTCCCGGATCCCGATGTTCATGCCGCCGCGTCCGTCGAACGACCGGGCCGGGATCCCTTTGAAGTCCTTGATCCGCGGCAGGCTGATGTTGAAGAGCTTGTCGAGGAACTCGTACATCCGCTCCCCCCGCAGCGTCACCTTGCAGCCGATCGGGTTGCCCGTGCGCAGCTTGAACGCCGCGATCGACCGCCGGGCCCGCGCGATCACCGGCCGCTGCCCGCTGATCTGCGTCAGCTCCTCGACCGACTTGTCGAGATGCCGCTGGTCCTGCAGGGCATCCGCCACGCGCATGTTGATGACGACCTTCTCGACCTTGGGCACCTGCATTACGCTGCGGTACCCGAAGCGCTTCCGCAGTTGCGGGACGACGTCCGTCTTGTACCGTTCACGCATCCGTGCCATGGCTACTTGTCGATGACCTCGCCGCAGTGGCGGCACACCCGCACCTTGCCGCCGTCGTCGAGCACGCGGTGCCCGAACCGCACCGCCCGCCCGCAGCGCGGGCAGACCAGCATCGCCTTGCCCGCGGGAAACGCCAGTTCTTTTTCCACGATGCCGCCCGCGGGCATCTTCTCGGTCGGCTTAGTGTGGCGTTTCGCCACCATCACCGCCTCGACGATGATCCGCCCCTCGTCCGGAAGGACGCGCAGCACCTTGCCCCGCTTGCCGCGGTACTTGCCGGTGATCACTTCGACCGTGTCGCCCCGCCGGACGTGCACCCGCGCAGTTCGTCCCGCGCGAGACGGGATCGACGCCATTACAGCACCTCCGGCGCAAGCGAGATGATCTTCATGAACTGCCGTTCGCGCAGCTCCCGCGCCACCGGCCCGAAGATTCGGGTCCCGCGCGGGTTGTTCTGATCGGTGATCAGCACCGCGGCGTTGTCGTCGAACCGGATCGCCGAGCCGTCGGGCCGGCGCGTCGGCTGCACCGTGCGCACCACGACGGCCTTCACGACCTCGCCCTTCTTGACGGCGCTGTTCGGAATGGCCTGTTTGACCGTGGCGACGATCACGTCGCCGACGGCCGCGTAGCGGCGCCGGGACCCGCCGTACACCCGGATGCACATGATCTCGCGCGCCCCCGTGTTGTCGGCGACCCTGAGGCGGGTGTAGTTCTGTATCATCGTGCCCTCGCCATCATCGCGCCTTTTCCACCACCCGGACGACCCGCCAGCGCTTGTCCTTGCTGAGGGGCCGCGTCTCCGCGATCAGGACCGTGTCGCCCACGTGCGCGTCGCCGCGCTCGTCATGCGCCTTGTACCGCGCGGTGTGCTGCACGATCTTCTTGTACACGGGATGACGCCCGCGCCGCGATACCTCGACGACGACGGTCTTCTGCATCTTGTCGCTCACCACGCGCCCCGTCCGCGTCTTGCGGATCCCCCGGGCCGCGCCGGCGGCTCCCCCAAGGGGGGCGTGCATCTCGTTCATTGCCGGCCTCCAGGCAGGGCGCCGAGCGCGCGCGCCCGCAGTTCGGTCAGGAGCCGGGCGACCGTCCGCCGCGTCCCCGCGATCCGTGCCGGCTGCAGCAGCTTGCCCGAGGCCCGCTGCAGCCGCAGCGTGAAGAGCTCCTGCCGCGCGTCCGCGAGCCGCTTGTTGAGTTCCGCCTCGGTCAGGTCGCGCATCGACTCCGCCATTACGCCTGTCCTCCCGCCGCCGGTCCGGCGGCGCCGGCGGCCGCCCGCGCGCCGATCTCGCCGATCTCGTCGCGCAGCACGAACCGCGTCGGGATCGGCAGTTTGTGTCCCGCGAGGATCATCGCCTCGCGTGCGACCGCTTCGCTCACCCCGCCCAGTTCGAACAGCACCCGGCCGGGCTTCACGACCGCGGCCCAGAGTTCCGGATTGCCCTTGCCGCTGCCCATCCGGGTCTCGGCCGGCTTCTTCGTGACCGGATGATCCGGGAACACCCGAATCCACAGCTTGCCGCCGCGCTTGATGTACCGCGTGATCGCGCGCCGCGCCGCCTCGATCTGCTGCGCGGTGACCCACGCGCGGTCCTGCGCCTGCAGCCCGAACTCCCCGAAGGCGACGGCCGCCCCGGTGTGGGCCTCGCCGCGCATCCGGCCGCGGTGGGCCTTACGGAACTTGACCCTCTTGGGCATCAACATTCGCGTCCGGCCTCCTCTGCTGCACGGTCACCCGCGGCTGCCGCGACGGCAGCACGACCGTGTCCGACGCACGGGTCCGTCCCTCCGTGCCGGGCGCGCGCCGCCGCTCCGGCAGCACGTCGCCCCGATATATCCACACTTTCACGCCGATCCGGCCGTAGGTCGTCAGCGCCTCGGCCACGCCGAAGTCGATGTCCGCCCGCAGCGTCTGGAGGGGCACCCGGCCCTCCCGGTACCACTCGTACCGCGCGATCTCGGCGCCGGCCAGACGGCCGCTGCACGAGATGCGGATGCCCTTCGCCCCGCTGCGCAGGCTCCGGGCCACAGCCTGCTTCATGGCCCGCCGGTACGCGATGCGCCGCTCGAGCTGGCCCGCCACGTTCTGGGCAACGAGGGCCGCCTCGAGCTCGGCCCGCCGGATCTCCTGGACGTTCAACTGGATCGCCTTGCCGGTCGACGCCTCCAGCTCTTTCTTGAGGGCGTCGATCCCGGTCCCGCCCCGGCCGATGATGATGCCGGGCCGCGCCGAATGGATCGTGATGCGGACGCGGTTGGCCGCCCGCTCGATCTCGATCCGGGAGATGCCGGCGCGCCCCATCTTCTTCTTGATGGCGGCCCGGAGCTTCTGATCTTCCTCGATCAGCTCGGGGAAGTTCTTTTCGGCGTACCACTTGGACTCCCAGTCCTTGATGATGCCGAGCCTCAGGCCGATCGGGTGGATCTTCTGCCCCACGGCGTCCCTCCGCGAAGCCGGCGCATCTCGCCGGCTAGTCCCCTTGCGGGGTTACTACTCATCCGCCACGATCACGGTAATGTGACTGCTGCGCTTCTTGATCACGTCCGCCCGGCCGCGGGCGCGGGCCTGCATCCGCCGCTGGCTCGGACCGCTGTCGACGTACGCTCGCCGGACCCGCAGGGCGTCCCGCGCGAGCTCCAAGTTGTGCTCGGCGTTGGCCGCGGCCGACGCCACCACCTTGGCGACCGCGTGCGCCGCCCGGTTCGGCGTGAACCGCAGCACGGCCAGCGCCTCGTCCACGGCCTTGCCGGTGATGAGCGCCGTCACCGGCCGCACCTTCCGCGGCGCGATGCGCACGTACCGCGCGACCGCCTTGGCTTCCATCAGTCCGCCCCCCTCACTCCGCGCGTCACGACGACGCCGGCGGCGTGGCCGGCGCCGCCGGGGCCGCGCCGCCCGGCGGGAGCGGGCGCACGGTGGTCGTCTTCTCGACCCGCACGCCGTGGCTCTTGAACGTCCGCGTCGCGGCAAACTCGCCGAGCTTGTGCCCGACCATGTTTTCGGTCACGTACACCGGCACGTGCTTGCGCCCGTCGTACACGGCGATCGTGTGGCCGACCATGTCCGGCAGGATCGTCGACCGGCGCGACCACGTCCGGATCACGCGGCGCTCGCGCGTCCGGTTGAGGGCGTCGATCTTCACCTGCAGGTGCTCGTCGACGAACGGTCCCTTCTTGAGCGACCGGCCCATCCTAGCTCCTCCGCTTGATGATGAACTTGTCGCTCGGCTTGGTCTTGCGCGTCTTGTAGCCGAGCGTCGGCTTGCCCCACGGCGTGACCGGGCCCGGCATGCCGATCGGCGATTTGCCCTCGCCGCCCCCATGAGGGTGGCTGCTCGGGTCCATGACCACGCCCCGCACATGCGGCCGGCGCCGGAGCCACCGGGTGCGCCCGGCCTTGCCGATGCTGACCGCCTCGTGCTCGAGGTTGCCGACCTGGCCGATCGTCGCCCGGCAGTCGATGTGGACCATGCGCACCTCGCCGGAGGGCAGCCGCACCTGCGCGTAGTCGCCTTCCTTGGCCATGACCTGGGCCGCCGCGCCGGCGCTCCGGACCAGCTGCCCGCCGCGGCCCATCTGCAACTCGAGGTTGTGCACGGTCGTGCCGACCGGGATCGCCCGCAGCGGCAGGTTGTTCCCCGGCCGGATCTCCGCGTCCGGCCCGGAGGCGACGACGTCGCCGACCCCGAGCCCCACCGGCGCCAGGATGTACCGCTTCTCGCCGTCCCGGTAGTGCAGGAGCGCGATCCGCGCGGAGCGGTTCGGATCGTACTCGATCTCGGCCACGCGCGCGGCGATCCCATCCTTGTTGCGCTTAAAATCGATGATGCGGTACCGCCGCTTGTGGCCGCCGCCGCGGTGCCGTACCGTCACACGGCCCTGGCCGTTCCGGCCGGCCCGGTTCAGGAGCGGCTCGACGAGCGCCCGCTCGGGCGACGTCCGCGTAATCTCCTCGAACGTCGTCACCGTCATGAACCGGCGACCGGGCGTGACCGGCTTGAACTTTTTGATGCCCATGCGTCAGGCCTCCGTTCGCGCCGGGGGCACCGGCGCCATCGTTGCGTGGCGCCCGTGGAGCCTGCCCATCGTCATCGCGGCCGGCCCCCGGCCATCACGTCAGCTTCTCGATGTCGATCTTGTCGCCCGCGGCGAGCGTGACGATCGCCTTGCGGTACCCGGCCTCGCGGTAGTGGTGCTGGCCCCGCCGCCGCGCCCGTCCCGGAATCCGGATGACGTTGACCTTTGTGACGTGTACGTTGAAGAGCCGCTGCACCGCGTCCCGGATCACCGGCTTCGCCGATCCGGGATCGATTTCAAAGGTGTACTTGTTGATCGCCGTCCCGCGCATGCTCTTCTCCGTGACGATCGGCCGCCGGATGACGGCGCGCGGATCGGCCTGCCCGTCCGGGCCGCGACCGTGCGGGCTCATGACGGAAGGCCCTCCACCAGCCGCTCGAGCGCTTCCCGCGTGAACACGATCCGGTCGGCGGCGAGAATCGCATGCACGTTGAGGGCGGCGGCCGCGACGACGCGCAGGCCCGGCAGGTTGCCGGCGGACCGCTCGACGACCTCGCTCGGCGCCGGCGTCACCAGCAGCACCGCTTCGGGCCTGCGGCGCGGGCCGGAGGTGACCTGTCCGAGCCCCCGCAGCGCCGCCGCGAGCGTACGGGTCTTCGGGCGGTCGAGGTCGAGACGGTCGAGCACGGCGATCCGCCCCTCCGCGGCGCGCGCCGACAGCGCCGACCGGAGGGCGAGCCGCCGGACCTTCTTCGGCAGGACGTACCGGTAGCTCCGCGGCCGCGGCCCGAAGGCGATCCCGCCGCCGCGGAAGACCGGCGCTCCCCGGGCCCCGTGCCGCGCGCGTCCGGTGCCCTTCTGCCGGTAGAGCTTGCGGGTGCTGCGCGAGACCATCCCGCGCGTGAGCGTCGCGTGTGTGCCGCGGTGCCGGCCGGCCAGCTGCCAGCGAACGGCTTCGTACAGCGCCGGCGTGTGCGGCGTCAGGCCGAAAATCGCCGCGGCCAACTCCACTTCGCCCACGACCTTGCCCTCGCCGTCGTACACGGTCGACATTCGCGTCGTGAACCCCGGCGTGATCGTCGAGCGGCGTCCGCGAGGCAGGGCGTCTCTCATCGCCGACTCCCGGCTCATGCGCGGGCTCCCTTCGCCGCCCTCGCCCCCGTGCCCGGGGGCAGGCCCGGAGCCGCCGCCCCCCCGGACGTGCTCCGCAGCAGCACGACCGCGCCGCGCGGGCCCGGGACCGCGCCCCGGATCAGGATCACGTTGCGCTCGAGATCGACCGACACGACGCGCAGCCCCTTCACGGTCGTGCGCGCGCCACCGAGCCGGCCGGGCATGCGCTTGCCCTTCCACACCCGCGCGATGTTGCTCGACCCGATGCTGCCGACGGCGCGGTGCATCAGGCTGACGCCGTGCGAATCCCGCTGCCCGCCGAAATTGTGCCGCTTCATCGCGCCCGCAAAGCCCTTGCCCTTGCTGACCCCGCTCACATCCACGCGGGCGCCCTCGCTGAAGACGTCCGCGCGGACGGCCTGCCCCACTTCGAAGGTCTCGCCGGCCCCGAGACGCACCTCGCGAACGACGCGCATCGGCGCCAGCCCGCGCTTCGTGAAGACGCCGCGGTACGGCTTCTGCGGCGCGCGGGTGCGGGGCTTGGCCGGGAGCGGATCGAAGCCGAGCTGGACGGCGGCGTACCCTTCGCGCGCCGGCGTGCGCACCCCGACGATAACGCAGGGCCCCGCCTCGACGACGGTGACCGGCACCACGTTGCCGGCCGCGTCGAAGATCTGGGTCATGCCGAGTTTTCGTCCGAGAATCGCTGCCATCGTGCCTCGCTCCCCGTCAAAACGCGTCGGTCAGCTTACAGCTTGATCTCGATGTCGACGCCGGCCGGCAGATCGAGGTGCATCAGGGCGTCGACGGTCTTGGGCGTCGGCTCGAGGATGTCGATCAGGCGCTTGTGCGTCCGCAGCTCGAAGTGCTCCATCGACTCCTTATCGATGTGCGGAGACCGGATCACGCAGTACACGTTGCGGTCGGTCGGGAGCGGCACAGGCCCGGAGATGCGCGCACCGGTCCGCCGAACCGTGTCCACGATCTTTTCCGCGGACTGGTCGAGCACCTTATGATCGTAGGCCTTGAGCTTGATTCGGATCTTCTGCGCCATTCG from bacterium encodes:
- the rplE gene encoding 50S ribosomal protein L5 produces the protein MARMRERYKTDVVPQLRKRFGYRSVMQVPKVEKVVINMRVADALQDQRHLDKSVEELTQISGQRPVIARARRSIAAFKLRTGNPIGCKVTLRGERMYEFLDKLFNISLPRIKDFKGIPARSFDGRGGMNIGIREQLIFPEIEYDKVEKIRGMDIAIVTTARTDEEARELLRGLGLPFREAAPAGGA
- the rplX gene encoding 50S ribosomal protein L24, giving the protein MASIPSRAGRTARVHVRRGDTVEVITGKYRGKRGKVLRVLPDEGRIIVEAVMVAKRHTKPTEKMPAGGIVEKELAFPAGKAMLVCPRCGRAVRFGHRVLDDGGKVRVCRHCGEVIDK
- the rplN gene encoding 50S ribosomal protein L14, encoding MIQNYTRLRVADNTGAREIMCIRVYGGSRRRYAAVGDVIVATVKQAIPNSAVKKGEVVKAVVVRTVQPTRRPDGSAIRFDDNAAVLITDQNNPRGTRIFGPVARELRERQFMKIISLAPEVL
- the rpsQ gene encoding 30S ribosomal protein S17 — translated: MNEMHAPLGGAAGAARGIRKTRTGRVVSDKMQKTVVVEVSRRGRHPVYKKIVQHTARYKAHDERGDAHVGDTVLIAETRPLSKDKRWRVVRVVEKAR
- the rpmC gene encoding 50S ribosomal protein L29, yielding MAESMRDLTEAELNKRLADARQELFTLRLQRASGKLLQPARIAGTRRTVARLLTELRARALGALPGGRQ
- the rplP gene encoding 50S ribosomal protein L16, with protein sequence MLMPKRVKFRKAHRGRMRGEAHTGAAVAFGEFGLQAQDRAWVTAQQIEAARRAITRYIKRGGKLWIRVFPDHPVTKKPAETRMGSGKGNPELWAAVVKPGRVLFELGGVSEAVAREAMILAGHKLPIPTRFVLRDEIGEIGARAAAGAAGPAAGGQA
- the rpsC gene encoding 30S ribosomal protein S3 yields the protein MGQKIHPIGLRLGIIKDWESKWYAEKNFPELIEEDQKLRAAIKKKMGRAGISRIEIERAANRVRITIHSARPGIIIGRGGTGIDALKKELEASTGKAIQLNVQEIRRAELEAALVAQNVAGQLERRIAYRRAMKQAVARSLRSGAKGIRISCSGRLAGAEIARYEWYREGRVPLQTLRADIDFGVAEALTTYGRIGVKVWIYRGDVLPERRRAPGTEGRTRASDTVVLPSRQPRVTVQQRRPDANVDAQEGQVP
- the rplV gene encoding 50S ribosomal protein L22 encodes the protein MEAKAVARYVRIAPRKVRPVTALITGKAVDEALAVLRFTPNRAAHAVAKVVASAAANAEHNLELARDALRVRRAYVDSGPSQRRMQARARGRADVIKKRSSHITVIVADE
- the rplB gene encoding 50S ribosomal protein L2 codes for the protein MGIKKFKPVTPGRRFMTVTTFEEITRTSPERALVEPLLNRAGRNGQGRVTVRHRGGGHKRRYRIIDFKRNKDGIAARVAEIEYDPNRSARIALLHYRDGEKRYILAPVGLGVGDVVASGPDAEIRPGNNLPLRAIPVGTTVHNLELQMGRGGQLVRSAGAAAQVMAKEGDYAQVRLPSGEVRMVHIDCRATIGQVGNLEHEAVSIGKAGRTRWLRRRPHVRGVVMDPSSHPHGGGEGKSPIGMPGPVTPWGKPTLGYKTRKTKPSDKFIIKRRS
- the rplW gene encoding 50S ribosomal protein L23, translating into MSPHGRGPDGQADPRAVIRRPIVTEKSMRGTAINKYTFEIDPGSAKPVIRDAVQRLFNVHVTKVNVIRIPGRARRRGQHHYREAGYRKAIVTLAAGDKIDIEKLT
- the rplD gene encoding 50S ribosomal protein L4; this encodes MRDALPRGRRSTITPGFTTRMSTVYDGEGKVVGEVELAAAIFGLTPHTPALYEAVRWQLAGRHRGTHATLTRGMVSRSTRKLYRQKGTGRARHGARGAPVFRGGGIAFGPRPRSYRYVLPKKVRRLALRSALSARAAEGRIAVLDRLDLDRPKTRTLAAALRGLGQVTSGPRRRPEAVLLVTPAPSEVVERSAGNLPGLRVVAAAALNVHAILAADRIVFTREALERLVEGLPS
- the rplC gene encoding 50S ribosomal protein L3, yielding MAAILGRKLGMTQIFDAAGNVVPVTVVEAGPCVIVGVRTPAREGYAAVQLGFDPLPAKPRTRAPQKPYRGVFTKRGLAPMRVVREVRLGAGETFEVGQAVRADVFSEGARVDVSGVSKGKGFAGAMKRHNFGGQRDSHGVSLMHRAVGSIGSSNIARVWKGKRMPGRLGGARTTVKGLRVVSVDLERNVILIRGAVPGPRGAVVLLRSTSGGAAAPGLPPGTGARAAKGARA
- the rpsJ gene encoding 30S ribosomal protein S10, with amino-acid sequence MAQKIRIKLKAYDHKVLDQSAEKIVDTVRRTGARISGPVPLPTDRNVYCVIRSPHIDKESMEHFELRTHKRLIDILEPTPKTVDALMHLDLPAGVDIEIKL